The following are encoded together in the Mumia sp. Pv4-285 genome:
- a CDS encoding NAD-dependent epimerase/dehydratase family protein codes for MRLLVLGGTHHVGRAVVEDALARGHEVTTVTRGASGAPADGVDGRFADRRDLTAFTDVLGSDTWDAVLDTWSEEPSVVRDSAGLLDERVAHYGYVSSRSVYAWPIPPGADENAPVVAGDPDSASSDDYAAAKRGAEIAVLDTFADRALIARAGLVIGPYEVVGRLPWWLNRIADGGEVLAPGPPERALQYVDGRDLGAWMLDRAELTVRGGAGDGTYDAVSLTGHTTTRGLLEACLATTGADARLVWASPELLAEEGVTGWVDLPIWVPPTGELAGLHESDTSAAAAAGLRCRPVEETVADTWAWLRTEGAIPSTHPERQPAGIDGETEQRILARLHA; via the coding sequence ATGCGTCTGCTGGTCCTCGGAGGAACCCACCACGTCGGTCGTGCCGTCGTCGAGGACGCGCTCGCCCGCGGACACGAGGTCACCACGGTGACCCGCGGTGCCAGCGGCGCGCCCGCGGACGGGGTCGACGGGCGCTTCGCCGATCGGCGGGACCTCACGGCGTTCACCGACGTCCTCGGCAGCGACACGTGGGACGCCGTTCTCGACACGTGGTCCGAGGAGCCGAGCGTCGTCCGAGACTCCGCGGGTCTGCTGGACGAGCGGGTGGCGCACTACGGCTACGTCTCGAGCCGCTCGGTGTACGCGTGGCCGATCCCGCCGGGAGCCGACGAGAACGCGCCCGTGGTGGCGGGCGACCCGGACAGCGCGTCGTCCGACGACTACGCGGCGGCGAAGCGCGGTGCCGAGATCGCCGTCCTCGACACCTTCGCCGACCGTGCACTGATCGCGCGAGCAGGACTCGTGATCGGTCCGTACGAGGTGGTCGGTCGTCTGCCGTGGTGGCTGAACCGGATCGCCGACGGCGGAGAGGTGCTCGCGCCGGGGCCGCCCGAGCGCGCGCTGCAGTACGTCGACGGGCGGGACCTCGGCGCGTGGATGCTGGACCGCGCCGAGCTGACCGTACGCGGCGGCGCCGGCGACGGGACGTACGACGCCGTGAGCCTGACGGGGCACACGACCACCCGAGGGCTGCTCGAGGCGTGCCTCGCGACGACGGGCGCCGACGCGCGCCTGGTGTGGGCGTCTCCGGAGCTGCTCGCCGAGGAGGGCGTCACCGGCTGGGTCGACCTCCCGATCTGGGTGCCCCCGACCGGTGAGCTGGCCGGGCTGCACGAGAGCGACACGTCGGCGGCGGCCGCCGCGGGGCTGCGGTGCCGCCCGGTCGAGGAGACCGTCGCCGACACCTGGGCATGGCTCCGGACCGAGGGCGCAATTCCCTCGACCCATCCCGAGCGACAGCCCGCCGGTATCGACGGCGAGACGGAGCAGCGGATCCTCGCCCGGCTGCACGCCTGA